One Rhodospirillales bacterium RIFCSPLOWO2_02_FULL_58_16 genomic region harbors:
- a CDS encoding molecular chaperone DnaK, producing MTERKTKRKNISTVAFKKRLEALRDELKRLALTSEDERKPVELDQSTVGRLSRMDALQAQAMALEIGRRREIELGRIDAALRRIEKGDFGYCINCGEIIAAKRLKLDPTVPICIDCAE from the coding sequence ATGACCGAACGCAAGACCAAACGCAAGAATATCAGCACCGTCGCCTTTAAAAAACGCCTTGAAGCCCTGCGCGACGAACTCAAACGCCTCGCCCTGACCAGCGAGGATGAACGAAAGCCCGTCGAACTGGACCAATCAACCGTCGGACGACTATCCAGAATGGACGCCCTTCAGGCGCAAGCCATGGCGCTGGAAATCGGGCGGCGGCGCGAAATTGAACTCGGACGCATCGACGCGGCCCTGCGGCGCATTGAGAAAGGGGACTTCGGCTACTGCATCAACTGTGGGGAAATCATTGCGGCCAAACGCCTGAAACTGGACCCGACGGTTCCCATCTGTATCGACTGCGCCGAATAA
- a CDS encoding cytoplasmic protein, with amino-acid sequence MSLPLMPKATAVWLVDNTTLTFDQISAFCGMHPLEVQTIADKELSVGMRGMNPILNGELTQAEIDRCAADPAQRLVRAKPGVSMPKAKKKGARYTPVSKRQDRPDAIAWVLKNYPEVSDAQVSKLIGTTKLTINSIRTKSHWNMAQIKPRNPISLGLCTAETFEKMLNVARARAGIVHGKAAAQKAPDGEAAPADEAAASQAVTPADDKILS; translated from the coding sequence ATGTCGCTGCCTTTAATGCCCAAGGCGACAGCCGTTTGGCTTGTCGATAATACCACCCTTACCTTCGATCAAATATCCGCTTTCTGCGGCATGCACCCTCTTGAGGTGCAGACCATCGCCGACAAGGAATTGTCCGTCGGCATGCGGGGAATGAACCCTATACTCAACGGTGAATTGACCCAGGCCGAGATCGACCGCTGCGCCGCCGACCCCGCGCAACGGCTGGTAAGGGCCAAGCCCGGCGTCTCCATGCCCAAAGCCAAGAAAAAAGGAGCGCGCTACACCCCGGTGTCAAAACGCCAGGACAGGCCGGACGCCATCGCCTGGGTTCTGAAGAACTACCCCGAAGTGAGCGACGCCCAGGTGTCTAAACTGATCGGCACCACCAAGCTTACCATCAACTCGATACGCACCAAATCCCATTGGAACATGGCCCAGATCAAACCGCGCAACCCGATTTCCCTCGGCCTGTGCACCGCCGAGACCTTTGAAAAGATGCTCAACGTCGCCCGCGCCCGCGCCGGCATTGTCCACGGCAAAGCAGCCGCCCAAAAAGCACCCGACGGTGAAGCCGCCCCCGCTGACGAGGCCGCCGCTTCGCAAGCCGTAACCCCTGCCGACGATAAAATTTTATCCTGA
- a CDS encoding DUF1192 domain-containing protein gives MNIDDLEPINKKPPLKNLDIMSIEALGEYIDELKAEIARVQSAVIAKEKAKSAADSFFK, from the coding sequence ATGAATATTGACGACTTGGAGCCGATTAACAAAAAGCCGCCGTTAAAGAACCTGGACATCATGTCAATCGAGGCCCTGGGCGAGTACATTGATGAATTGAAAGCCGAGATTGCCCGTGTTCAAAGCGCCGTTATCGCCAAGGAGAAAGCAAAAAGCGCGGCCGATTCTTTTTTCAAATAA